One genomic region from Listeria monocytogenes encodes:
- the rhaM gene encoding L-rhamnose mutarotase gives MERVASIMYLYPGNKEEYKKRHDELWPEMKEALKAHGAANYSIFLDEKTDTLFAYVEVEDKAIYDKIAETEICQKWWEYMAPIMKSNPNNSPVAVDLKEVFYLA, from the coding sequence ATGGAACGAGTGGCATCTATTATGTATTTATATCCTGGTAATAAAGAAGAATATAAAAAAAGACACGACGAACTTTGGCCAGAAATGAAAGAGGCTTTAAAAGCACATGGAGCAGCTAACTATTCGATATTTCTAGATGAAAAGACTGATACATTGTTTGCTTATGTGGAAGTCGAGGATAAAGCCATTTATGACAAAATAGCAGAAACAGAAATTTGTCAAAAATGGTGGGAATATATGGCTCCAATTATGAAATCAAATCCTAATAACAGCCCGGTCGCGGTTGATTTAAAAGAAGTTTTCTATTTAGCATAA